aatgacaagtataaagtaaataaaacatttatctattgttacctaactaattctgattcagctacgacaccagcttcagagatttttacagttcattccagtcattggcagcagagaactggaaggaaagacgagcgtgtgctacgagtgggtgctgctatggtgaccagtgagctgagattaggcggggctttacctagcagagacttatagataacctgtagccagtgggtttggcaacgagtatgaagcgagggccaaccaacgagagcgtacaggtcgcaatggtgggtagtgtatgaggctttggtgacaaaacggatggcactgtgatagtctgcatccagtttgttgagtagagtgttggaggctattttgtagatgacatcatcgaagtcgaggatcggtaggatggtcagttttacgagggtatgtttggcagcatgagtgaaggatgctttgttgcgatataggaagccaattctagatttaattttggattggagatgcttaatgtgggtctggaaggagagtttacagtctaaccagacgcctaggtatttgtagttgtccacatattctaagtcagagttgTCCAGAGTAGGGATGCTGGACGGGttagcaggtgcgggcagtgatcggttgaatagcatgcatttagttttacttgtatttaagagcagttgccacggaaggagagttgtatggcattgaagctcgtctggaggttagttaacacagtgtccaaagatgggccagaattatacagaatggtgtcgtctgcgtagatgtgtgtcagagaatcaccagcagcaagagcaacatcattgatgtatacagagaagagagtcggcccgaggattgaaccctgtggcacccccatagagactgccagaggtccggacaacaggccctccgatttgaggGCCTGTAAGGTGAGGTGCAGTAAGGTGCAGAGCGTTCGATTTGCCTGCTGGGGGGCAAGGAGACCCCCAGCAccgctaaaaccattgacaactgcGTGCCATTTTCAAGGGATTGTCAAATAAATGACCATTAGTTGAGTGAATAATAATCAGCTCCTAGAGAACAAGTCAGAACTACTAATTTGGGATTATTCCACGCAAAACTGGAACATCTCAGAGAGGGATGTTGACTGAGTGACACTTGATAATGCATTAGTAGCACAGTCCTAACACTTTGCATTCTATAGTATATACAATGCATAATGGTAtacaccgttcaaaagtttggggtcacttagaaatgtccttgtttttgaaaagaaaagcacattttctgtccattaaaataacatcaaattgatccgtaGTCATTAgacaatagtcatttataacattaacaatgtctagactgtatttctgatcaatttgatgttattttaatggacaaaaaagtgcttttcttttcaaaaacaaggacatttctaagtgactcaacttttgaccggtagtgtacatctaAACGTGTTTATCTCCCATCTGTAGAGCATTATAGCAGCTACCACTACTGTTCTCTCGTGTCCTGACAGGTCTCTGAGAGGATGTGTGTGGTGGATGTTCTATCCTCCAAGACCTACACTGATGGAGAACAGATTATAGCTCAGgtaattctctctctcattatccctGTATTTGGAGAAAGTCCATGTAAAATGTCAGAGGTGCTACTCAAATGACTAACTAACTGTTGTTGTTCTGCCAGGGGGCCACAGCGAACTGTTTCTACATAGTAGAATCTGGTCAAGTACGAATAACAATGAATACGAGCAAGGTAAGGCTTGCTTCTGGATGCTCTACCGTTATTGAAACCGTTGATACGCAGTCATGGACATGCTAATATGTCTGGAGTTAGTGTCAACAGGTTCAAATGAGCTGAAAGCACCGTTACCGAGCATGTCAATGGcacagtttgttctattgaaagCACTATATGTCTTGTGTTGTCTGACTGTCTGCCACCCCCAGTTgaaaaaggaggagggagaaggggtggaagaggaggtggagattGCCATGTGCACCAGGGGACAGTACTTTGGAGAGCTGGCTCTGGTTACCAACAAGCCCCGGGCTGCTTCAGCGTACGCTGTAGGAAACGTCAAGTGTCTAGGTAAGTAGATAAAGACTGCAATCAGCTGGAGGAGCACTGCACTCCAGGAATTGTATCATTGTCAATACTCATGCTCTCTAGTCTAGATGATATCCAATAGCCTTGCTTTGTTAGCTGCAGTTGATATGGCTGTccttgtgtttttgtttgtgtgtgtgtttgtgtgttctagtGATGGACGTGCAGGCGTTTGAGCGTCTGCTGGGCCCCTGCATGGACATCATGAAGAGGAACGTCGTCAGCTACGACGAGCAGCTGGCCGCGCTGTTGGGAAGTAACACTGGCATTCACGACAACGACACGGCGTGATAGAATACACTCGGCAAAGACAGCTGAGACGGGATGTTTTTTATAACAAGGGACTCCTAGACTCTCCCGAGGGGCCAAATACTCCTGGTACTGATCTAGAGGTTGGTTCATACTGCAAACTCATACTTCATATGAGATGAATCCCATTTGTATAGTTTTAGTATTTTGTATGATACATGAACATAGTGGTGTTCGTTAATAACCTTCAGATTCATTCCTGGCCTTATATCCAAATGGTACATATGAAGACACACTTCTATCAGGTTTGTCTAATAGATGAATTACGTTACGGCTTTTGATTCAAAATGAAACATTGGGGTCATCTATTGTCCAGCATTGAACCTTCCCTCACGGAAAAACACTTTAAAAAGACGTtgctatttttgttgttgttgtttgcctATAAATGTTACCACAAGCATATGAATTCATAATGAAATTAGATTATACTTGGTGTTTCTTATCTCCCAAGTGTATTAGCTACTTTTTAGAGTAACATTTTAGTCTGGACAATTTATGTCCTATGAAAACAACAGTTTTTGCAGAGGAAGAAATCAACATAGAGCTAGTGGTATATTTCAGTGTATCTTTCACTTGTAATTGTCAACTTATTTTTGATTAAATTGAACAATGCATATTGTAATTGAAGTTTAATAGTGCTGTAGTCCTGAGTTAAGCATTTATGATCTAGTTGGTAAAGAGCATTAATTAATAGCCAATAATTTGTCAAACTAACGTATTATATTTGTTAAATCAAATGGGACATTGACACAACTTGGTGCTCTGTAGCAAAAAAGGGCAGTATTTCCTGATGAATCCATGTGAAGTTGGTCTAAACAGAGCCATGTTTAGCCATGTTCATGGACTGTGTTGCTTACTTCATTTTTTTTCACTAGTTATTGTGTTATAAGCTGTTGATAAATTGTCAGCGGATGTTTCTTAGACACAGTGTCTTTTCCCATGTGATTTTTGATGTATCCGTGGGTGTTTTGGAGAGCTGATTTTGAGCTCAATATTTCCAACAGGTGAAACAAACATAGGGTGTCTTCATAAGGGAAATATCAGATAGGGAAATTCTCTTAGCATTTTGCATATTGCTGCTAGACCTACGTTTGGTACATAGTGTCTTTGGTACAGTCTGTTAAGAAAGAAAATATGTGTTGTCTTTGTCATTCACGCACTGCTCTCCTTAATAGCTTAGTACCGTATTTGACTTTTTGAACCAGAGATTTCATAAATGTCATTATTCTAACCTGCCAATACATTTGTCAGATAGATGTTCAACCTTCAATGCAAGTGAATCTCTAAACCAGTTTTATCAGTCAACTGAAAGGATTTATCTTGCCTACCTCTGCACACAATTACCTATGCCAACAAACAGGTATCTGCCATTCCTTGTTTCATGGTGTTAATGTTTGTGTTCTGTGTGTAAAAACAGAGTTCAGTTGTTTGTTTCATTGAATCTTTTTTTAAAGTTTCCACACCGACACTTGCTTTGCAGTTTTCCCCCTTTTTCTTGTTATATTGTTACAATACGCCTAATTTCCTGAGTATTTTCAGTATCTTAACTGTTATTTGAATTTCCATTGCAATAAACTTAGGTTTTGTATAAATAATTGAACATTTGCATTTTTTTACTGTTGGAAAACCTTTTAAAAACGTATCTGGTGTGTATATCACACAGGTAAaagcaaacagcaaatgcatgCATGTTTACAAACCTTTTATCAAAGACAGTCTGTGCCTTTATTTTTGACTGGCTTTGTCTGCCAGTCCTTGACATTGTAGTCAAAACTGTTACCAAACCTCATACAGTATAAAAACTACAATAGCTAGTTGCACGAAGTCGTCCAATTAGAGCCATCTCTGAGAGATGAGGGACATGGATTACAGCCAAAAGGAACAGCGCAAACAAATATGAGGGTGTATTTACTTAGTGAATAACCAATTACCAAGAGAGAAGCCATAGATTGACGTCTGAAGCCACCAATAATGTTTGCGAAAAAGAATAATATTTATCTCTCACTTGATGGCGACTGTTTTGGTGAGTTGCAAAAGAAAGTTTATTAGAAATACTGTAGACAGAGTTTATGTCAAcgaaattaataaataaatagcaGAACCTTAAAGGTGCACAGGAAAAAAGCGAAGTTGGGATTGCCTTCTTCAGTTTCGAATGACATGTCAGATCGCACACAAATTTCATTGTTGGCGTTTAGTTTTCTTACCAGCTTGAGCAAGAGACGAATGCATAGGCTCTTTCATTCTTTCATTTAATTGTATACAAATATTAACATTTGCTCCACGTGACACGTTTTTGTCTTTTATGCTTCCGCATATAGCACAAGGTCCAATACTTGTCGATTTTTAAACGGTGTTTTCTGTCAACTCGACACCTCTGTGTTTTGACTAAGCCTTGGGCAAATTAGGTTGCGTTTTCCAAATCAATGGGATCGTGTATTACTATGTAATCATTTCGTTGTAAACCAAATCAACCGGCAGTAATATAGTTAGCTGTCGATGCCGTGTATAACTATTTGTGAGATATTTTCGTGATTTTAACTTATGCGAGTGAGTTATCGTCCTTTTCACGGTATTGAATGAATGAGCGCGAATGCGCATGCGCGAGGCCCGGAACGTTTATAAACAAGGCCTGCATCACATGACGCTGTTGCGAAATTGAATGGAAAAGTTATCTCACTAATTTGACTCATTATGATGGTACGTTGTTTATACAATTATATGAGTGTTACTTTTTCTTGTGATAACTGCTCTCAATTTCCAACACAAATGTTGACAAATGGCATAGGCGTAATTGGTTCTGCATAAGAAAAATCCCCCAGCCCCTCATCCTTCCCTTCCTCATCGCACCCCCTTTTTTCCCACTTCAACGTCCCTTTCCAATGTTATACACCAGGGTACACTGTCCCGCGAAAGTCCCGTAAAATCATCCTATTGTCCCGCATTTGGGTATTTTAAATGTGGTCACCCTAGTAACACATAACAGTTTTATTGTGCTCACATTCAATAACATTTTTAATAAAAcgttaatgaatgaatgaatggattgtgtgtttgtgtccagtcAGATGACCTAAAGAAGCATTATAACATGGTGTGGGAAATTAAGAGTCctctgagcagcagcagtagtatgttggatatcccAGGGCCAGGTTCAGAGGCAGGTAGAGACCAGGGATTGGTCCTGCTCCAGTGTGAAGAACAGCTGCCCTCCTCCCCTGGATGCCCCACCAGTGACAGCCACATGGAATACGGTAATCATAAGCCAATGTCATGATTATGATGTGATTATAGATGTGCAATGTAGGCTATGCTTTATACAGGTAAATATTATGGTAAATTATTACCATATTTTTAAATTATAAAGCACCTTTTGTACATCATTAAGCAGAGTGATACAAATACATCATTCCTGATTTACTGTGAAACATCATGCTTTTAGATCTCTGTTCATTCTAGCTATTCTGTtgacatatttaaccccttaaaGGAACTCTGATCAACCTAGTTATTACATTTCTGTAATTTCCCCTTAGATGACCTCCCGGaactggaggaggtggaggaggaccaGACAGCCCCCACCGTGTTTCAAGTGGGGGCAGGGGTGTCCCATCAGGAACGTGacggacacacacagactcatACGGCCGGGCCCCTGGACACACACTGGCTCACACAGCTAGCTCACATCGCCACAGGCCCCCAGAGTCCCCTGCTACAGGGTTCCACTCAGGTCGTTAggtagggttgttactgtaccacacacacacacacacacacacacacacacacacacacacacacacacacacacacctgctcccgTTTTAATACTTCATAACTGTCCGTTTTGGAATACCCAAGGTCAACTCCCGTCCACATCTTTGGCACCAGTAGCAACCTCCATTCCTACGCACGGCCTCCCCACACCCGGCCTCCCCTGACCTCCAGCAGCCTGCCCTCTAGAGGCCAACACAGGGAGCGCAGCAGGCGAGTCAGGGTAAGAgctgtaatttatttatttattttatttaggtatgtcagttaagaactaggcatgtcagttaagaacaaattcttatttacaatgatggcctaccccggccaaacccagacgactgggccaattgtgcgccgccctctgggactaccaatcacggccggatgtgattcagcctggattcaaaccagggactgtagtgccgcctcttgcaccgagatgcagtgccttagaccgctgcgcacgTTATGCTACACTACATTCATGCTGCACTGGTGGCAACACTGGACCAGTGCAGCAAACGCACTGCTTTTACTGAGAATATTAAGTGGATCGTCTTTCCCCATGAATTAGAAATATGGAGTTGTTTGAGAGTGAAAGTTATCTAGCTAACTAACTGATTCTGCTTTGGTGATAATTCCCTCTGATCTCTCTCCACTCTACAGGTCAGTAGTGAGTGTGAGTCTGCTGTGTCCTGTCACTCCTCTGTGTCTGATGACGAGGACATGGGTTGGAACCACTCCTGGCCACCTACTGCTTGGCACTGCTTCCTCAAaggtacacacatatatatattacaaaagtgagtacacccctcacatttttgtaaatatttgagtatatcttttcatgtgacaacactgaagaaatgacacttttctacaatgtaaagtagtgagtgtacagcttgtttaacagtgtaaatttgctgtcccctcaaaataactcaacacacagccattaatgtctaaaccgctggcaacaaaagtgagtacacccctaagtggaAATGTCCAAAttttgggcccaaagtgtcaatattttgtgtggccaccataattttccagcactgccttaaccctcttgggcatggagttcaccagagcttcacaggttgccactggagtcctcttccactcctccatgacgacatcacggagctggtggaagttagagaccttgcactgctccaccttccgtttgaggatgccccacagatgatcaatagggtttaggtctggagacatgcttggccagtccatcacctttaccctcagcttctttagcaaggcagtggtcgtcttggaggtgtgtttggggttgttatcatgttggaatactgccctgcggcccagtctccgaagggaggggatcatgcacgtgcactcaacttctttggtcgaccatggcgaggcctgttctgagtggaacctgtccagtcaaaccgctgtatggtcttggccaccgtgctgcacctcagtttcagggtcttggcaatctccttatagcccaggccatctttatgtagagcaacaattatttttttcagatcctcagagagttctttgccatgaggtgccatgttgaacttccagtgaccagtcagtatgagggagtgtgagagcgatgacaccaaatttaacacacctgctccccattcacacctgagaccttgtaacactaacgagtcacatgacaccggggagggaaaatggctaattaggcccaatttggacattttcactgaggggtgtactcacttttgttgccagcggtttagacatgaatggctgtgtgttgagttattttgaggggacagcaaatttacactgttatacaagctgtacactcactactttacattgtagcgaagtgtaatttcttcagtgttgtcacatgaaaagatatactcaaatatttacaaaaaatgtgaggggtgtactcacttttgtgatatactatatatacagtgccttgcgaaagttttcggcccccttgaactttgcgaccttttgccacatttcaggcttcaaacataaagatataaaactgtatttttttgtgaagaatcaacaacaagtgggacacaatcatgaagtggaacgacatttattggatatttcaaacttttctaacaaatcaaaaactgaaaaattgggcgtgcaatattattcagcccctttactttcagtgcagaaaactctctccagaagttcagtgaggatctctgaatgatccaatgttgacctaaatgactaatgatgataaatacaatccacctgtgtgtaatcaagtctccgtataaatgcacctgcactgtgatagtctcagaggtccgttaaaagcgcagagagcatcatgaagaacaaggaacacaccaggcaggtccgagatactattgtgaagaggtttaaagccggatttggatacaaaaagatttcccaagctttaaacatcccaaggagcactgtgcaagcgataatattgaaatggaaggagtatcagaccactgcaaatctaccaagacctggccgtccctctaaactttcagctcatacaaggagaagactgatcagagatgcagccaagaggcccatgatcactctggatgaactgcagagatctacagctgaggtgggagactctgtccataggacaacaatcagttgtatattgcacaaatctggcctttatggaagagtggcaagaagaaagccatttcttaaagatatccataaaaagtgttgtttaaagtttgccacaagccacctgggagacacaccaaacatgtggaagaaggtgctctggtcagattaaaccaaaattgaactttttggcaacaatgcaagacgttatgtttggcgtagaagcaacacagctcatcaccctgaacacaccatccccactgtcaaacatggtggtggcagcatcatggtttgggcctgcttttcttcagcagggacagggaagatggttaaaattgatgggaagatggatggagccaaatacaggaccattctggaagaaaacctgatggagtctgcaaaagacctgagactgggacggagatttgtcttccaacaagacaatgatccaaaacataaagcaaaatctacaatggaatagttaaaaaataaacatatccaggtgttagaatggccaagtcaaagtccagacctgaatccaatcgagaatctgtggaaagaactgaaaactgctgttcacaaatgctctccatccaacctcactgagctcgagctgttttgcaaggaggaatgggaaaaatttcagtctcttgatgtgcaaaactgatagagacataccccaagcgacttacagctgtaatcgcagcaaaaggtggcgctacaaagtattaacttaagggggctgaataattttgcacgcccaatttttcagtttttgatttgttaaaaaagtttgaaatatccaataaatgtcgttccacttcatgattgtgtcccacttgttgttgattcttcacaaaaaaatacagttttatatctttatgtttgaagcctgaaatgtggcaaaaggtcgcaaagttcaagggggccgaatactttcgcaaggcactgtatgcacttATCGGCTAGTTTATTAGCTACGTCACCCCTTTTATGAAAATGGATTGaccctacagacagtgagtcatgtgACTGTGGCTTGCTGTATGAAGCAGGCAGACAGATATCGAGGCATTCGGTTAGAATGAGCAAAACGAGTGACCATATCAACTTTGAGCATGGCATGATCGTCACTGTTAGTATCTCAGAATCGGccgccctcctgggcttttcaagcACGACGGTGTCTaaggtttacagagaatggtgcgacaaacaaaaaacatccagtcagcagcagCTCTGATggcgaaaacagcttgttgatgagagaggttgaaggagaatggcaagaatcttGCAAGCTAACAGGTAGACAGACGCAAACAGACCGGGTTTCACTACTATCagataaaaacaagaagaagcggctccagtgggcacgtgaTCATACTGGACAACTGAGGAGTGGAAAAAAACGCCTGGCTCGAAgaatcccagttcctgttgcGTCTGGCTCGATTtagcgtaagcagcatgagttgATGGACACATCCTGCCTGttgtcaacagtacaggctggtgttGTACTGGTGTAGGGAGTGTTGTCCTGGTACACGTTAgatcccttgataccaattgggCATGGATTGTACAAGAGtttctgacaccttgtagaatccatgcccgaAGAATTCAGGATGTACTTAATAAACTGGGCACTGACTGTATATGTCTATGTGATCACTTCCGGGACCGAATACCTGACCGTGTTGTGTAATGACCATTAATCAATTTTCTATACATTTCTTCCTGTGTCCTCAGGCACTCGTCTGCGGTTCCATAAGGGTTCTAGTGTGGAGTGGCAGGATGCTGAGGAACTGGTGTCAGACGAAGACTCAGACGATGAGGCAGAGGCTATAACCCGCCCCCTGAAGGTACAGTACATACTCATTTAGAGGCAATATCACATCCCCTGAAGGTACAATAATGACAAGCTCAGTGGACTAATGAGTTCCTGAGTAATACAGTTTAACTGAAATTCTTTAATATGGTCTCCTATCATCTCCTATCTCCCTATGAGACCCTTGTGAGTAAAGTTCCCCATCAATAACTCTGTTTTGTATTGTCCTTAGGGCTATGGTCGTGAGGGCCTGAGGCTGGTGTCCCACACAGAGAGCCGGGCGTTCGGGCAGTCCATCCTCAAGCTGACCTTTGACCCAGGTGCCTGTGGGGATTGTCTTCTGTTCGCTGAGTGTCAGCTGGACCACCCGTTCTACGTCAGAAACAAAGGTAGGAGGCCCgggtgtgtgggtggtgtgtgtgtaatgtatgtaaaGTATAAGGTGTATGTGTGTAACGTGTGTTTCTCTAACGCGTGTGTGTTCTTGTGGCAGGCTGGTCGTCGTTCTACCCCAGTCTGACCGTGGTGCAGTATGGGATCC
This Oncorhynchus clarkii lewisi isolate Uvic-CL-2024 chromosome 21, UVic_Ocla_1.0, whole genome shotgun sequence DNA region includes the following protein-coding sequences:
- the LOC139378697 gene encoding HMG box-containing protein 1-like codes for the protein MATVLSDDLKKHYNMVWEIKSPLSSSSSMLDIPGPGSEAGRDQGLVLLQCEEQLPSSPGCPTSDSHMEYDDLPELEEVEEDQTAPTVFQVGAGVSHQERDGHTQTHTAGPLDTHWLTQLAHIATGPQSPLLQGSTQVVRSTPVHIFGTSSNLHSYARPPHTRPPLTSSSLPSRGQHRERSRRVRVSSECESAVSCHSSVSDDEDMGWNHSWPPTAWHCFLKGTRLRFHKGSSVEWQDAEELVSDEDSDDEAEAITRPLKGYGREGLRLVSHTESRAFGQSILKLTFDPGACGDCLLFAECQLDHPFYVRNKGWSSFYPSLTVVQYGIPCYEVMVGDVCLPPGHRDAVHTDDSLVFDTFRSYDFTPLDSSAVYVLSSMARQRRASQSGGGAVSPDQVTHRNKPIKSQQDSGAAGGASPTKCKRPMNAFMLFAKKFRLEYTQMYPGKDNRAISVILGEKWKKMRGEERRMYTMEAKALADEQKRLNPDCWKRKRTNSGSQGN